A stretch of the Fusobacterium varium genome encodes the following:
- a CDS encoding putative phage antirepressor, whose product MNELIKIEERNGEQLVSARELHKFLEVKTEFKIWIARIIEKYNFIENKDFVRVYQKCNTLGGEQEKVDYLLKISTAKEVAMVSNTPKGKEAREYFIKCEEAWNSPDMILARANQIQSKMLESYKDKVIILEEKIEQDKPKVIFAEAVEASKTSILIGELAKLLKQNGHNIGQKRLFSWLREQGFLIKREGSEYNMPTQKSMDLGLFEIKETAITHSDGHITVNKTPKVTGKGQIYFMNKFKTAA is encoded by the coding sequence ATGAACGAACTAATAAAAATTGAAGAAAGAAATGGAGAACAGTTAGTAAGTGCAAGAGAATTACATAAATTTTTAGAAGTAAAAACAGAATTTAAAATATGGATTGCTAGAATAATAGAAAAATATAATTTTATTGAAAATAAAGATTTTGTAAGGGTATATCAAAAATGTAATACCCTTGGAGGAGAACAAGAAAAAGTTGATTATTTATTAAAAATTTCAACAGCAAAAGAAGTTGCGATGGTATCAAATACCCCTAAAGGGAAAGAAGCAAGGGAGTATTTTATAAAATGTGAAGAGGCTTGGAATAGCCCAGATATGATTTTAGCAAGAGCTAATCAAATACAATCAAAAATGCTTGAAAGTTATAAGGATAAAGTCATTATCTTAGAAGAGAAAATTGAACAAGATAAACCAAAAGTTATTTTTGCAGAGGCAGTAGAAGCTTCTAAAACTTCTATTTTGATTGGAGAATTAGCTAAACTATTAAAACAAAATGGTCATAATATAGGACAAAAAAGATTATTCTCTTGGTTAAGAGAACAAGGATTTTTAATTAAAAGGGAAGGATCAGAATATAATATGCCTACTCAAAAATCAATGGATTTAGGACTATTTGAAATTAAAGAGACTGCTATAACTCATTCAGATGGACATATAACAGTAAATAAAACACCCAAAGTAACTGGAAAAGGACAAATATACTTTATGAACAAGTTTAAAACAGCAGCATAA
- a CDS encoding putative resolvase, with protein MKETKKAIAYFRVSTDMQRDDLSLETQEKGGEIFAKDNDIEVIKKFTDVMSGGNRNRKGFLEAQKYLEDHKNEIDYFIAYDVSRIARDAFAFLSLFNKLNLLGVKLKLINNPTLDSDSPMGKLILTILAAIFEFFRFDNADRVRDNMIIRVKEGKRMNNAPFAYRMINKKMVVVPEEAELIKFIYNEYLKGHGIVALEKMTGKDRSSIKQWLNNKVYAGYNVFGARKMNKTTFKPMKNPDANKIVEAKGDWEAIIDIETWEKVAARMNNNREFRIRNVEKTSYLLSGLLFHTCGSKFRGNAGRKGTNYYRCIGCNKSIKTDTIDEKVLNELFNNEFLKELNKSTGKVENKKEKALIKLRNYKASLKNKEKKLIDLYTEDLISKDEYINRKNEIKNSIINTEAELILLENEKEEKKQNIDFAKMFVMALSNLKNAESKQEANKILKMIIKKIEIDDNKEVFIHLNF; from the coding sequence ATGAAGGAAACAAAAAAAGCAATAGCTTATTTTAGAGTAAGTACAGATATGCAAAGAGATGACCTCTCCCTTGAAACACAGGAAAAGGGAGGGGAAATCTTTGCAAAGGATAATGATATTGAAGTAATAAAAAAATTTACTGACGTAATGTCTGGAGGAAACAGAAATAGAAAGGGATTTCTTGAAGCTCAAAAATATTTAGAAGATCATAAAAATGAAATAGATTATTTTATTGCCTATGATGTGTCAAGAATAGCAAGGGACGCATTCGCGTTCCTTTCATTATTCAATAAATTAAATCTTTTAGGAGTAAAGTTAAAGCTAATAAATAACCCTACATTAGATAGTGATAGCCCTATGGGAAAGTTGATTTTAACTATATTAGCTGCTATCTTTGAGTTTTTCCGATTTGATAATGCAGATAGAGTAAGAGATAATATGATTATAAGAGTTAAAGAAGGAAAGAGAATGAACAATGCACCCTTTGCTTATAGAATGATAAATAAAAAAATGGTAGTAGTTCCTGAAGAGGCAGAGTTAATAAAATTTATCTATAATGAATATTTAAAAGGACATGGAATAGTAGCTCTTGAAAAAATGACTGGTAAAGATAGGAGTAGTATAAAACAATGGCTAAATAATAAAGTTTATGCTGGCTATAATGTCTTTGGTGCTAGAAAAATGAATAAAACTACTTTTAAACCTATGAAAAACCCAGACGCAAACAAAATTGTAGAAGCGAAAGGAGACTGGGAAGCCATAATTGATATAGAAACTTGGGAAAAGGTAGCGGCTAGAATGAATAATAATAGAGAATTTAGAATAAGGAATGTTGAAAAAACCTCTTATTTGTTATCTGGACTTTTATTCCATACTTGTGGTTCTAAATTTAGAGGAAATGCAGGAAGAAAAGGTACTAATTATTATAGATGTATTGGCTGCAACAAAAGTATAAAAACAGATACTATAGATGAAAAAGTTCTTAATGAGCTGTTTAATAATGAGTTCTTAAAAGAATTGAATAAAAGTACAGGAAAAGTGGAAAATAAGAAAGAAAAAGCCCTTATTAAATTAAGAAATTACAAAGCTTCTTTAAAAAATAAAGAAAAGAAATTGATAGATTTATATACAGAAGATTTAATCTCCAAAGATGAATATATAAACAGAAAAAATGAAATTAAAAATTCTATAATAAATACAGAGGCAGAATTAATCCTATTAGAAAATGAAAAGGAAGAAAAGAAACAAAATATTGACTTTGCTAAAATGTTTGTTATGGCACTTAGTAATTTAAAAAATGCAGAGAGTAAGCAGGAAGCTAACAAAATTCTAAAAATGATAATAAAAAAGATAGAAATAGATGATAATAAAGAAGTTTTTATTCATCTTAATTTTTAA